Genomic segment of Apium graveolens cultivar Ventura chromosome 7, ASM990537v1, whole genome shotgun sequence:
caacacttggggggcagagcccTTGCGCACAAGATAACTTATTTATGCTTatattggccggaaatgatggttgatgccaaagactatgtgaagaagtgtgatcattgccaaaagAATGCACCAGTTGTCCGaaaaccccccgagatgctgacttccatcaactctcccatTCCTTTCgttatgtggggaatggatattctcgggcctttccccatggccacaaTGCAAAGAAAGTTTTTGATTGTGTCTATTGACTACTTCACTAAGTGGATCGAAGCAAAGCCTTTATCCAAGATTACATCCAATAAATTGCGCAATTcatgtgggaaaacattatgtgtaGATATGGAATTCCTCGCATCTTGGTAACTGATAATGGAATACAATTCAGTAATGAGAAATTTAGGAAGTACTGTGAGAAGAATGATATTGAGCTACGGTTTACTTGCGTAGCCCATCCTCAGGCCAATGGGCAAGAAGAAGTGGTAAATTTGATCATTATGGATGGATTAAAAAAGAGGATTGAAAAATCCAGGAATAAATGGGTAGATGAGATAGTTCCGATAATTTGGGCTTATAAAACCACTTGTAGAGTCACTACAGGAGCAACACCATTTATGTTAGCGTATGGGGAAGAAGTGGTCGTTCCAGTGGAAGTATAACATTCATCTCCGAGAATCCAAGCATACgatgctgaagaaaatgaggaggggcaaagGTTAGTCCTGGATTTAATAGATGAAGTGCGGGATTAAGCACATGCAAAGATTGCAGAATACTAGAAAAAAGTTTCCTTTTACTACAACCTGAGGGTAAAAGAAAGGTTTTCAAGCAAGGAGATCCAGTCTTAAGGAAGGTTGAAGCATCAGGAGTTGGGCAGAAAGGGAAGTTGGCCCCAAactgggaagggccgtacaatGTTAAAAGTGTTCAAGGACGAGGGTCTTACAAGTTGGAGACTATGGAAGGAGAAGAAGTGCCAAGGACTTTGCATGCTCAAAATCTGAAGATCTATTATATATAGTTCATTAAAAATGAAGTGCTTACTTCTTAAAGTAGCAACAAGGTTCAAAAGCACCATGAAGTTTTTCTTACTTAGGATCTATATTCCAGTTTGTTAAGTTATTCCAGTTTTTTAGGATTTATATTCCACTTTATGGCTATAGAGATTTGACCCATTTATGTAAGGTCTTGAAAGACCAAACTATGATTATTTAAGTTCGAATACTAAGCTGTGAAAAAACAAGTCATACTCTTGAGTTAAAGTGATGCTTTATTTGTAAACTTAAATGGAAGGCTGTGAATAACAAGCAAGCAAAACAAGGCAATGACTATGAAAAACTTGCGAAAATCCGTAGAAAAAGACAATAATTTTAATAAACCCCGAAAGGTGATAAGTTCAAAATATGATAAATAAAGTACAAGTCATGAAAGACAAATTAAAACTCTATTCATCCCTAGTAGGCTCATCCTTGTCCTCCTCTCCATTGTGCCCTTCCCCTTGAGCGTCAGTTGAAGACTCTGCATTTTTGGATGGAGAGGATGGAGGAGGGGTAGTGCTAGGATCAAGGATGCGATCTTCATTCATGGGGGAATCGAAAAGAGCGTCCAGGCTAGCTATCCTCAGTTTCTGGCTGCTTGGGGCTAATAAAATCATTGGCTTTTATTAATCCTGGATGCTTCTCCATCACCGCCTTCACCGTAGTGTCCCATCCTTGCGTGAACTGAATTGGATAGAGACCCTCATCATGTATCTTCATTAAGTCCCTGAACTTCTGGGAGTCCGTGTAGTCATCAATGAGGGCCTCTTTATCCCTCCGAAGCTTTACCAGCTCAGCATGGGCCTTGGACAGCTCTTCGTCCTTATTCTTTAACTTCTTCTCAAGGACCCCAACCCTCTCTTTCCACTtattcatctccttctcaaaatcaTCATAGTTTCCTTTCCAGGACTTGTCCTGATGAAGTGCTTCCTGGAAGTAGGTGTTGCTCTATAAAAGGAGGAGGAAAATTCGATAATAGACTATAATAAAAagagaaatatatatatatatatatatataagaatgGCGGATGGATTACCGAggcttgggcttgagaacccagatGCTCAATAATCTCAATATCACTtcccgtaacaatgtcagtgtaGTTTCGGGGAGTGATAGAGTGGAAAGACCAATCTTTTGCATGCTTGGTGAACCCAACCACCGTGTCACCTCTCCTAAATCCCCAGTTGGGCCTATAAGCATGCCCCTTGATTGGGGGATCCACGACATCTCCCAAGGAAACCTCGGGAATATGTGGCTTCAATAATGAAGGGCCATCAGGTTTCCCCTGGGTCTTTGTTGAGTTTGGCCCTCTTTTGACGGGCCGATTCGCCATCCTTGGGCCAGTTAATGTTGTTGATAGCTTCGCAAGGTGAAACAAAAATATTAAAACCCATAAATGATTAAATTATTACAAAGTAAGACAAAAAAGGGAAAATACATGTAAAGTTACCATTGTCAGTGGCCCGAGAAAGGCCAACTTTCATCAATGAAAattcctctaaaagagtccaagTATCTGTTTGGCAGTTATCCGCGGTAAGGGCTTGATAAAAagcctcctcctcatcagttatcCTAATACTAGATGGGCTACCATCAACTACCTTACAAAAGGGCCTAAGAAATAAGGTAGACCAATCACCTCCAGCCCATGTTAATCAAACAAATTTATCTTTCCTTTTTGGGTTATTTTCAACAATGGAGTTACCATCAAAAATATGGGGACACCTGGGCCtttggcgaattaaaacccaacccaTTTGGGTTAGAGGGCTgttataaaattgaaatatttttctaaaaagaGGAATGAAAAGGGG
This window contains:
- the LOC141673446 gene encoding uncharacterized protein LOC141673446, with product MAKYVCLVRVVMTQFDECHVEHIPREENARADVLSKFASSDVEESSGSVYFGVLKTRSIDVKLVAPIGLEKSWMEPIKAHIQTGWPPTYVTEVQKLDVRVLKYGIPRILVTDNGIQFSNEKFRKYCEKNDIELRFTCVAHPQANGQEEVVNLIIMDGLKKRIEKSRNKWVDEIVPIIWAYKTTCRVTTGATPFMLAYGEEVVVPVEV